The following proteins come from a genomic window of Bradyrhizobium paxllaeri:
- a CDS encoding oligosaccharide flippase family protein codes for MLSQTFHYSVASIVSAAIGLLSAVVFTRLLSPDEYGVYVVGLSTAGIVSALLFTWVRVAALRFQSEGGAVDVRKTIFLAYLISALAAPIALLVATLTTSVSLERNIAAIFFALGLGLFELGQELLKARLQSLAFMTASIIRACLAFTLCLAAALLGGGGLCQLAMVGMTYFVTTMLFASTILRSPVAGPKISDLRTFASFGIPITLSGIVFAIHAALDRMLVFHFMGDHAAGQYGASADLVRQIILIPAVSIASATIPLAVRAYANGGDREARPHLEFSLEILLAAVLPAVVGVALTSSYIAGVILGSEFRDTAAQIMPILAFAWLFQSFSQSYIHASFHLAKTPFMMTTQSIAMLIANLAVMPVLLARFGLVGAAASLVIVEAFGAAFGWYLTRRAFPLPFNAPHIMRIAAATAIMALVLTLLKPLLPIGVISFAVLAATGCIVYALAAFVFDIAGLRKAVLAYGAQRNLWPPAGRSSHERHVLPAASATVPSAGRSSMSAREP; via the coding sequence ATGCTCAGTCAGACGTTCCATTACTCGGTCGCAAGCATCGTATCAGCCGCCATCGGCTTGCTGAGCGCGGTCGTATTCACGCGCCTGCTCTCGCCGGACGAATATGGCGTTTATGTCGTAGGCCTCAGCACCGCTGGGATCGTCTCGGCGCTGCTGTTCACCTGGGTTCGCGTCGCCGCGCTGCGTTTTCAGTCGGAAGGCGGCGCCGTCGACGTCAGGAAGACGATTTTCCTCGCTTATCTCATCTCCGCGCTCGCCGCGCCGATCGCGCTCCTTGTTGCCACGCTGACGACGTCGGTATCGCTGGAGCGAAACATCGCCGCCATCTTCTTCGCGCTCGGGCTTGGCCTGTTCGAACTCGGGCAGGAACTGTTGAAGGCGCGGCTGCAATCGCTTGCCTTCATGACCGCGTCAATCATCCGCGCCTGCCTGGCGTTCACGCTGTGCCTGGCCGCGGCACTGCTCGGCGGCGGCGGACTGTGCCAGCTCGCGATGGTGGGCATGACCTATTTCGTCACGACGATGCTGTTTGCCAGCACGATCCTGCGATCGCCAGTCGCCGGGCCGAAGATTTCGGACCTGCGGACGTTTGCGTCCTTTGGCATTCCGATCACGCTGTCCGGCATCGTCTTCGCGATCCATGCCGCGCTCGACCGGATGCTGGTGTTTCATTTCATGGGCGATCATGCGGCCGGCCAGTACGGCGCTTCCGCCGATCTCGTCCGGCAGATCATCCTGATTCCGGCAGTCAGCATCGCATCCGCCACGATCCCGCTGGCGGTGCGCGCCTACGCCAACGGTGGCGACCGCGAAGCGCGACCGCATCTGGAATTCAGCCTCGAAATTCTGCTGGCCGCCGTGCTCCCGGCGGTCGTCGGCGTGGCGCTGACCAGCAGCTATATCGCAGGCGTAATCCTTGGCAGCGAATTCCGCGACACCGCAGCGCAGATCATGCCGATCCTGGCCTTTGCCTGGCTGTTCCAGTCATTCTCGCAGTCCTACATTCACGCGAGCTTCCATCTCGCCAAGACGCCGTTCATGATGACGACGCAGAGCATCGCGATGCTGATCGCGAACCTCGCCGTCATGCCGGTCCTGCTTGCCCGGTTTGGCCTGGTCGGCGCCGCGGCGAGCCTCGTCATCGTGGAAGCCTTCGGCGCAGCCTTCGGCTGGTATCTGACGCGGAGGGCGTTTCCGCTGCCCTTTAACGCGCCCCACATCATGCGCATCGCCGCAGCGACCGCGATCATGGCGCTGGTGCTGACACTCCTGAAACCGCTGCTCCCGATCGGCGTGATCTCGTTTGCCGTGCTGGCCGCCACCGGCTGCATCGTATACGCCCTCGCCGCTTTCGTGTTCGACATCGCCGGCCTGCGCAAGGCCGTGCTCGCCTACGGCGCGCAACGCAATCTCTGGCCCCCCGCCGGCCGGTCAAGCCACGAACGACACGTCCTCCCGGCCGCGTCCGCCACCGTCCCGTCCGCGGGACGATCCAGCATGTCGGCAAGAGAACCATGA
- a CDS encoding glycoside hydrolase family 26 protein: MFRTDPRRRKGHGLRRLLLLLAVFILTVLLLARVDSNAASRSVSNPAKFAGAFVNWGPVGREHTLQAWEKWLRQKPSSVLGVDFYGQMTWEDFSKLNWVPGVWKKLNPARNVVWSIPLTMKGTPLADVAEGLYDAEFEAAARAISEAHPKAIIRLGWEMNLAEMAWFANGHEADYIKAFRRVVAIFRRHSAGFKFDWCPGWGPQDMPADASYPGDDVVDYIGLDVYDFKHEGTPEERWNNFYVKAPFGLEWHREFARLHGKRMSYPEWGVGNAGDNPFFIQQMHDWFMKNEDRIAYAAYFDVDGAWPTQIDNGAFPKSQLLFRKLFSR, translated from the coding sequence ATGTTTCGCACTGATCCCAGGCGGCGCAAGGGGCATGGCCTGAGGCGGCTGCTGCTGTTGCTGGCGGTCTTCATTCTGACCGTGCTGCTGCTGGCCCGTGTCGACAGCAATGCCGCCTCGCGCAGCGTTTCCAACCCGGCGAAGTTCGCCGGCGCCTTCGTCAATTGGGGACCGGTCGGGCGCGAGCATACGCTGCAGGCGTGGGAAAAATGGCTGAGGCAAAAGCCGTCCTCGGTGCTCGGCGTCGACTTCTACGGCCAGATGACGTGGGAGGATTTCTCCAAGTTGAACTGGGTTCCCGGCGTCTGGAAGAAGCTCAATCCGGCGCGCAACGTGGTGTGGTCGATCCCGCTGACCATGAAAGGCACGCCGCTCGCCGACGTTGCCGAAGGGCTCTACGATGCCGAATTCGAAGCGGCGGCCCGGGCGATTTCGGAAGCGCATCCCAAAGCGATCATCCGGCTCGGTTGGGAAATGAACCTGGCTGAAATGGCGTGGTTCGCGAACGGGCATGAAGCCGATTACATCAAGGCGTTTCGCCGCGTCGTGGCAATATTCCGCCGCCACTCCGCAGGCTTCAAGTTTGACTGGTGCCCGGGATGGGGGCCGCAGGACATGCCGGCGGACGCGAGCTATCCCGGCGACGATGTGGTCGACTACATCGGCCTCGACGTCTACGACTTCAAGCATGAAGGCACGCCTGAGGAGCGCTGGAACAACTTCTACGTCAAGGCGCCGTTCGGCCTGGAATGGCACCGCGAGTTTGCGCGTCTGCACGGCAAGCGCATGAGTTACCCCGAGTGGGGCGTCGGCAATGCCGGCGACAACCCGTTCTTCATTCAGCAGATGCACGACTGGTTCATGAAGAACGAAGACCGAATTGCCTACGCTGCCTATTTCGATGTCGACGGGGCGTGGCCGACACAGATCGATAACGGCGCGTTTCCGAAGTCGCAGCTTCTGTTCCGAAAGCTGTTCAGCCGCTGA
- a CDS encoding WecB/TagA/CpsF family glycosyltransferase, translating into MLERRINPVGRAATAGIPRITLGGLRLAVLDLEQTANFMIDMVFPQRRANRPLYLTSANGEVLARCSTEPMTDQLFRAADLINADGQPLVTISRFKSRTPLPERVATTDLFHVVAHKAQAAGLTFYLLGADEAENAAAVACVRKQYPDLKIVGRCHGYLRGEALRAKVAEINALAPDYLWVSLGVPYEQAFVEEFTSALSNVGVIKTSGGLFNFLSGSRVRAPLWMQNAGLEWVWRIWLEPRRLFWRYLTTNPRALYLLLNRSRSADIDGTHNR; encoded by the coding sequence ATGCTTGAGCGCCGCATAAATCCCGTCGGGCGGGCGGCCACGGCCGGCATACCCCGCATCACGCTGGGCGGGCTGCGGCTTGCCGTGCTGGATCTCGAGCAGACCGCGAACTTCATGATCGACATGGTGTTCCCGCAGCGCCGCGCGAATCGTCCGCTGTACCTGACCTCGGCCAATGGCGAGGTGCTGGCGCGCTGTTCGACCGAACCGATGACCGACCAGCTATTCCGGGCCGCCGATCTGATCAATGCCGACGGCCAACCGCTGGTGACAATATCGCGGTTCAAATCGAGGACACCGCTGCCCGAGCGCGTCGCGACCACCGACCTGTTCCACGTCGTCGCCCACAAAGCGCAGGCGGCCGGCCTGACCTTCTACCTGCTCGGCGCGGACGAGGCGGAGAATGCCGCCGCCGTCGCCTGCGTCCGCAAACAATATCCCGATCTCAAGATCGTCGGCCGCTGCCACGGCTATCTTCGCGGCGAAGCGCTGCGTGCCAAGGTCGCCGAGATCAATGCACTGGCGCCGGACTATCTCTGGGTTTCGCTCGGTGTTCCCTATGAACAGGCCTTCGTCGAGGAGTTCACGTCGGCCCTCTCCAATGTCGGCGTCATCAAGACGTCGGGCGGGTTGTTCAATTTCCTGTCGGGCAGCCGCGTCCGCGCGCCGCTATGGATGCAGAATGCCGGCCTGGAATGGGTCTGGCGGATCTGGCTTGAGCCGCGCCGCCTTTTCTGGCGTTATCTGACCACCAACCCGCGCGCGCTCTACCTGTTGCTGAACAGGAGCCGATCGGCGGACATCGACGGAACACATAACCGATGA
- a CDS encoding glycosyltransferase family 2 protein → MDGPDPSARALRALVALSPRLDPTIETVVCIPCFRRPDYLRRTLESLVGQRTRRRFAVVMVENDVSKSESVPVAAEFLASGKLSGLCVIEPRQGNCHAINAAFETALRMFPNAASFLMIDDDEIASPDWLELMLRTADATGAEIIGGPVFPEFDDERKRGLRRHPAFAPAYEVSGPVPVIYGCGNCLIRRSVFDRLGTPAFDLRFNFLGGGDTDFFYRCKRLGMRFHWVAEAAISETVPQSRTSLKWLVTRGLRIGAINYHVQRKATPTAWLRAKLTIKLLAALPLSLVYAAYAILTERKGTIAMHPVTVAIGSALAAFGLEPQPYKASKIAS, encoded by the coding sequence ATGGACGGACCCGATCCGTCGGCCAGGGCGCTGCGCGCGCTGGTGGCACTTTCGCCGCGCCTCGATCCCACGATCGAAACTGTCGTCTGCATTCCCTGTTTCCGCCGGCCGGATTACCTGCGACGCACGCTGGAATCGCTCGTCGGTCAGCGCACCCGCCGCCGCTTTGCCGTCGTCATGGTCGAGAACGATGTGTCGAAGAGCGAGAGCGTGCCGGTGGCCGCCGAGTTCCTTGCGTCGGGGAAATTGTCAGGCCTCTGCGTGATCGAGCCGCGGCAAGGCAATTGCCATGCGATCAATGCTGCCTTCGAGACCGCGTTGCGGATGTTCCCGAACGCCGCCAGCTTCCTGATGATTGACGACGACGAAATCGCTTCGCCGGACTGGCTGGAGCTGATGCTCAGGACCGCGGACGCGACCGGCGCCGAGATTATCGGCGGACCGGTATTTCCTGAATTCGATGACGAGCGGAAGCGTGGACTGCGGCGCCATCCGGCTTTTGCGCCGGCATATGAAGTCTCGGGTCCGGTGCCCGTGATCTATGGCTGCGGCAACTGCCTGATCCGGCGCTCGGTGTTCGACCGACTGGGCACGCCGGCGTTTGATCTCCGTTTCAATTTTCTCGGCGGCGGGGACACCGATTTCTTCTACCGGTGCAAAAGGCTCGGCATGCGCTTTCACTGGGTGGCCGAAGCCGCGATCAGCGAAACCGTGCCGCAAAGCCGGACCAGCCTGAAGTGGCTGGTGACGCGCGGCCTGCGGATCGGCGCGATCAACTATCACGTCCAGCGCAAGGCGACGCCGACGGCCTGGCTGCGGGCGAAGCTGACCATCAAGCTGCTCGCCGCCTTGCCGTTGTCGCTGGTCTATGCCGCCTACGCCATCCTGACCGAGCGTAAGGGCACCATTGCCATGCATCCGGTCACGGTAGCGATCGGCAGCGCGCTGGCCGCGTTCGGGCTCGAGCCGCAGCCCTACAAGGCGTCGAAGATCGCCTCATGA
- a CDS encoding polysaccharide deacetylase family protein, translating into MLSEARAKVGHRLAMHLRVDLFRLRNSTPMVSFTFDDLPKSAVTTGAAMLEAHGARGTFYVSGSLVSADGPGWVAGDADDVVSLHRRGHEIGCHTFSHQRACDLDEAGMQQEIARNRDYLHALDPSIRIGSFAYPFGYGSYSRKHQLRKAFQTCRSIIQGVNSGGVDLQFLRAMPLIDREMDRDGIERAFDEAQSNNGWLIFYGHDVTERPSPYGCSPALLEHALDAASRRNIPALTMAEAMRCARG; encoded by the coding sequence ATGCTGTCAGAAGCAAGGGCAAAAGTCGGCCACCGGCTGGCGATGCATCTGCGCGTCGATCTGTTCCGCTTGCGCAACAGCACGCCGATGGTCAGCTTCACCTTTGACGATCTGCCAAAAAGCGCGGTGACGACCGGCGCGGCGATGCTCGAAGCCCACGGCGCGCGCGGGACATTCTATGTCTCCGGCAGCCTGGTCAGCGCCGACGGGCCGGGCTGGGTCGCGGGTGACGCCGACGACGTGGTTTCGCTGCACCGGCGGGGCCACGAGATCGGCTGCCACACCTTCTCGCATCAGCGCGCCTGCGACCTCGACGAAGCCGGGATGCAGCAGGAGATCGCACGCAACCGCGATTACCTTCACGCGCTCGATCCCTCGATACGGATCGGCAGCTTTGCCTATCCGTTCGGTTACGGCTCCTACTCCCGCAAGCATCAGCTCAGGAAAGCATTCCAGACCTGCCGCAGCATCATCCAGGGCGTCAACTCCGGCGGCGTCGACCTGCAGTTCCTGCGCGCCATGCCGCTGATCGATCGCGAGATGGATCGCGACGGGATCGAGCGCGCATTCGACGAAGCGCAAAGCAATAACGGATGGTTAATTTTCTACGGCCACGACGTCACGGAACGGCCGAGCCCCTATGGCTGCTCGCCCGCCTTGCTCGAGCATGCGCTTGACGCGGCATCCCGGCGGAACATTCCGGCCCTGACCATGGCGGAGGCGATGCGATGCGCCCGCGGTTAA
- a CDS encoding class I SAM-dependent methyltransferase has product MNEAVTIGHTQAATANPEAVQHPQALLELAHGEARQSLLTVHRILEATLPEGELAIYEAGGGSTSFLPLKVLHRAHVTVVDIDEDQIRNNDYAHKAILGDIQTYRFRPNSFDLVICYNVIEHVPDVEAALLNFCEALKPSGMILIGAPNPRSLSGVVTKYSPHWFHVWFYRHVRGDKKAGLPGHAPFPTLFHPLVTLPNLEAFAEQHGLQMIYRKQYESPRYPEMRLRMPAFAALVDGAARVMNFFLPGRTDVRHGDYHVILRKR; this is encoded by the coding sequence ATGAACGAAGCGGTCACGATCGGACACACGCAGGCGGCGACCGCCAATCCGGAAGCCGTGCAGCATCCACAGGCGCTGCTCGAGCTGGCGCATGGCGAGGCGCGGCAGAGTCTGTTGACCGTTCACCGCATTCTCGAAGCGACGCTGCCTGAAGGCGAACTCGCGATCTACGAAGCCGGCGGCGGCTCGACCAGCTTCCTGCCGCTCAAGGTGCTGCATCGCGCCCACGTCACCGTGGTGGATATCGATGAGGACCAGATCCGCAACAACGACTATGCGCACAAGGCGATCCTGGGCGACATCCAGACCTATCGCTTCAGGCCCAACAGCTTCGATCTCGTGATCTGCTACAACGTGATCGAGCACGTGCCCGACGTCGAAGCGGCGCTGCTGAACTTCTGCGAAGCGCTGAAGCCGAGCGGCATGATCCTGATCGGCGCGCCCAATCCGCGCTCGCTGTCCGGCGTCGTCACCAAATACTCGCCGCACTGGTTCCACGTCTGGTTCTACCGCCATGTCCGCGGCGACAAGAAAGCCGGGCTGCCCGGCCACGCACCGTTCCCGACGCTATTTCACCCGCTGGTCACGCTTCCCAATTTGGAAGCGTTCGCCGAGCAACACGGGCTGCAGATGATCTATCGCAAGCAGTATGAAAGCCCGCGCTATCCGGAGATGCGGCTGCGCATGCCCGCTTTCGCGGCCCTGGTCGATGGTGCCGCGCGCGTGATGAACTTCTTCCTGCCCGGCCGCACCGACGTGCGGCACGGCGACTACCACGTGATCCTGCGGAAGCGCTGA
- a CDS encoding glycosyltransferase family 4 protein has translation MTGETRYRALFLGAGPQMHCGVGQFTRLLQETIEKLEPGTSATLTLTRKEGTLAEIWRAVGSAQSVVGNFPIVAWKRVMFAPLAAMAIARLRRRKVVLIQHEWRGLHWLRRITYMPALILADVIVMFSPLVRSELADDPLLGWTTKKSVLAPLPPNIEAPAGIEDSKLRHRLIAAKGDGRLLIGHFGSIYPGKQPNALLEIGAILKQRGLKPLIVYVGSFIRGVDKVEEEFHARARELDIAEDVIVSGFVASDHEVFGLFSEIDVFCYPLDEGLTARRSSILTCVQSGRPLIVAGPVLPDEFDHHPRFKELISRGAIVLVARGSDNEAFADRIAAAVKRPPIPLPFDFDGWWKDVADAVRAVIPGRCEALNPESRDSGSGPSDHPGMTNAILPPETGRDSAARTPPAGT, from the coding sequence TGGAGAAACCCGATATCGGGCGCTGTTTCTCGGCGCGGGACCGCAGATGCATTGCGGCGTCGGCCAGTTCACCCGGCTGCTGCAGGAGACAATCGAAAAGCTCGAACCTGGGACCAGCGCGACGTTAACCCTGACGCGCAAGGAAGGCACGTTAGCCGAAATCTGGCGCGCGGTCGGTTCGGCGCAAAGCGTGGTCGGCAACTTTCCGATCGTGGCCTGGAAGCGTGTGATGTTCGCGCCGCTCGCGGCGATGGCGATCGCGCGGTTGCGCCGGCGCAAGGTCGTCCTGATTCAGCATGAGTGGCGCGGGCTGCACTGGTTGCGCCGCATCACCTACATGCCCGCGCTGATCCTTGCCGATGTCATCGTCATGTTCTCGCCGCTCGTGCGAAGCGAACTGGCAGACGATCCCCTGCTCGGCTGGACCACGAAAAAGAGCGTGCTGGCACCGCTGCCGCCGAACATCGAGGCGCCGGCAGGAATTGAGGATTCGAAATTGCGGCATCGCCTGATCGCCGCGAAGGGCGACGGACGACTCCTGATCGGTCATTTCGGATCGATCTATCCGGGCAAGCAGCCCAATGCGCTGCTCGAGATCGGCGCCATCCTGAAGCAACGCGGGCTCAAGCCGCTGATCGTCTATGTCGGCTCCTTCATTCGCGGCGTCGACAAGGTCGAGGAGGAGTTCCATGCCCGCGCCAGAGAACTCGATATCGCCGAGGACGTGATCGTCTCCGGCTTCGTCGCCTCCGATCACGAGGTGTTCGGCCTGTTCAGCGAGATCGACGTCTTCTGCTATCCGCTCGATGAAGGGCTGACCGCACGGCGCTCCAGCATTCTGACCTGCGTGCAGTCAGGCCGTCCGCTGATCGTCGCGGGTCCCGTGCTGCCGGACGAATTCGACCATCACCCGCGCTTCAAGGAACTGATCAGCCGCGGCGCCATCGTGCTGGTCGCGCGCGGTTCGGACAACGAAGCCTTTGCCGACCGGATCGCCGCGGCGGTCAAGCGGCCGCCGATACCGCTGCCGTTCGATTTCGACGGCTGGTGGAAGGATGTGGCTGACGCCGTGCGGGCTGTCATTCCGGGGCGATGCGAAGCATTGAACCCGGAATCTCGAGATTCCGGGTCTGGTCCTTCGGACCATCCCGGAATGACGAATGCTATTTTGCCGCCCGAAACCGGGCGAGATAGTGCAGCCCGAACACCGCCAGCAGGAACGTGA
- a CDS encoding O-antigen ligase family protein: MSQLVDASEIRIVAAGVERQQVMDIVRGATFVGTLLLGWISLHPFESLGDLQIGDVGTGNELATYALFGALSVLTIALAMRNGARGLATLLTPAFVLFGTWVLVTVVLSFDPGTSVKRLSLTVCVVAVTAALMLLPKSQQELMHWFTIAALALLAVCYLGILLAPDLSIHLASDPQEPGLAGNWRGAFGHKNQAAAVMVMVLFLGVYSVRSGLWLSGAAVVALASLFLFYSAGKSSLTLCFAVLLLTSVTSFIRAFWLRTIILLTPLLLLNVLSIGTVMLESLAGVSKLLPFDSTFTGRTDIWAFALQSLHARMLTGYGFASFWGSSAIQNLPEGKEWAGFAAHSHNGYLDTALGMGVPGLALLILVLVILPLRNFQRADEGGNNGPLAMVLLRIWLFGLYLSAMESFFLDRSDPLWFTFLLAVFGLHYLARFRAAK, translated from the coding sequence ATGAGCCAGCTCGTCGACGCATCCGAAATTCGCATCGTGGCCGCCGGCGTCGAGCGGCAGCAGGTGATGGATATCGTTCGCGGCGCGACCTTTGTCGGAACGCTGCTACTGGGGTGGATATCGCTGCATCCGTTTGAAAGCCTAGGCGATCTTCAGATCGGCGACGTCGGCACCGGCAACGAGCTGGCGACCTACGCGTTGTTCGGCGCCCTGAGCGTGCTGACCATCGCGCTGGCCATGCGAAATGGCGCGCGTGGATTGGCGACGTTGTTGACGCCGGCATTTGTCCTGTTCGGCACCTGGGTGCTGGTAACGGTCGTGCTGTCGTTCGATCCGGGCACGTCGGTCAAGCGTCTTTCGCTGACGGTCTGCGTCGTCGCGGTGACGGCGGCGCTGATGCTGCTGCCGAAATCGCAGCAGGAATTGATGCACTGGTTCACCATCGCGGCGCTCGCTCTGCTGGCCGTCTGCTATCTCGGAATATTGCTGGCCCCGGATCTTTCGATCCACCTGGCGAGCGATCCGCAGGAGCCGGGGCTCGCCGGCAACTGGCGCGGCGCATTCGGTCACAAGAATCAGGCCGCGGCCGTCATGGTGATGGTGCTGTTTCTCGGCGTTTACAGCGTTCGTTCCGGCCTCTGGCTTTCCGGCGCTGCCGTCGTCGCGCTCGCCTCGCTGTTCCTGTTCTATTCGGCGGGCAAGAGCTCGCTGACGCTGTGCTTTGCGGTGCTGCTGCTGACGTCGGTCACGTCCTTCATCCGCGCGTTCTGGCTTCGCACGATCATCCTGCTCACGCCGCTGCTGTTGCTGAATGTTTTGAGCATCGGCACGGTGATGCTGGAGAGCCTCGCCGGAGTTTCAAAACTGCTGCCGTTCGACTCGACGTTCACCGGCCGCACCGACATCTGGGCATTTGCGCTGCAGTCGCTGCATGCGCGAATGCTGACCGGCTATGGCTTTGCGTCTTTCTGGGGCTCCAGCGCCATCCAAAATCTTCCCGAAGGCAAGGAGTGGGCGGGCTTCGCCGCGCACAGCCACAATGGCTATCTCGACACCGCGCTGGGCATGGGCGTGCCCGGACTTGCGCTGCTCATCCTGGTGCTGGTGATCCTGCCGTTGCGGAATTTTCAGCGTGCCGACGAGGGCGGGAACAATGGTCCGCTGGCGATGGTGCTGCTGCGGATCTGGCTGTTCGGGCTCTATCTGTCGGCGATGGAAAGCTTCTTCCTCGACCGCTCGGATCCGCTGTGGTTCACGTTCCTGCTGGCGGTGTTCGGGCTGCACTATCTCGCCCGGTTTCGGGCGGCAAAATAG
- a CDS encoding GumC family protein, with amino-acid sequence MFIYDQPIKPDARPAAVTAPAGFSVLDLAQLLWQRKVAIASAALISACVAITVGKSLTPKYTASAQLYVDPRELQLVDRELTPRAQDLSGLAMVVESQARVITSNNVLLQVIRDTNLEKDPEFGGGDAKGLLGSLLGLVGIELRPTAEQQKQIEMSALEALNRHINVKKTDRTFIVDIDVWSYEPAKAAMLANAISKAYLAESKQSQAAAARRATSDLSGRLKELQERLRNAENTLAVYKAQNNFVGTQDTLISDQQLSASNQRLAAARALTLDAQAKFDQIQASRKASSDVGAIPEVLQSPTIANLRAQQAEARKRQAELQAELGPRHPALRQVEQQVQDLRRTINEEVERFAQAARNDLVRARDYEASLNKALETQKRQSVQMSQASVRLRELERDVEASRDVYQSFLKRSRETEEQESLNTSNARIIGEATVPQRRTFPPAMSLLAMIGFVLGGLAAAGWIVAVNQLMPGTTAFQPREKAPPEASEEPAAAEVASEPPAADLPPQPAVSLIEKPPIARLQEVDVMRTLGGILATGGTTDVTRLGWPTLRAGFPQMTVLTALREMRAALARRAGKTPVMAVIGANPDQARSIASLNIALAAARDGAKVLLIDADLREHALSNKVSHLDKAEPSRFGWLNIGTKPPRAIATANGISILPAIKATDAKAGDAIRKAIVQARSAGSHDLVILDGPAMPWSPADRKLLDMAEGLVAILPVQLDINDCMEDIIAALGGTERKLVGVVLSEVNPAASQQRDKQYA; translated from the coding sequence ATGTTTATCTATGACCAGCCGATAAAGCCTGACGCCAGGCCCGCCGCGGTAACCGCGCCGGCCGGCTTCAGCGTGCTCGATCTGGCCCAGCTCCTGTGGCAGCGGAAGGTCGCGATCGCATCGGCGGCGCTGATCTCGGCCTGCGTCGCGATAACAGTCGGCAAGAGCCTGACGCCGAAATACACCGCCTCCGCCCAGCTCTACGTCGATCCCCGCGAACTGCAGCTCGTCGATCGCGAATTGACGCCCCGCGCCCAGGACCTCTCCGGCCTTGCGATGGTGGTGGAAAGCCAAGCGCGCGTCATCACTTCGAACAACGTGCTGCTGCAGGTGATCCGCGACACCAACCTGGAAAAGGATCCGGAGTTCGGCGGCGGCGACGCCAAGGGTCTCCTTGGATCGTTGCTCGGTCTGGTCGGGATCGAGCTGCGGCCGACCGCCGAGCAGCAGAAGCAGATTGAGATGAGCGCGCTGGAAGCGCTCAACCGCCACATCAACGTCAAAAAGACCGACCGCACCTTCATCGTCGATATCGACGTCTGGTCGTACGAGCCGGCCAAGGCGGCGATGCTCGCCAACGCGATCTCGAAAGCCTATCTCGCCGAATCCAAGCAGTCGCAGGCTGCCGCCGCGCGGCGCGCGACCAGCGATCTCTCCGGCCGCCTGAAGGAGTTGCAGGAGCGGCTTCGCAATGCCGAGAACACGCTCGCGGTCTACAAGGCGCAGAACAATTTCGTCGGCACCCAGGACACGCTGATCAGCGACCAGCAGCTTTCCGCCAGCAACCAGCGGCTCGCCGCGGCGCGCGCGCTGACGCTCGATGCGCAGGCCAAGTTCGATCAGATCCAGGCCAGCCGCAAGGCATCCTCCGATGTCGGCGCCATTCCGGAGGTGCTGCAGTCGCCCACGATCGCCAATCTGCGCGCGCAACAGGCCGAAGCGCGCAAGCGCCAGGCCGAATTGCAGGCCGAACTCGGGCCGCGGCACCCGGCGCTGCGCCAGGTGGAGCAGCAAGTGCAGGATCTCCGCCGCACCATCAACGAGGAAGTCGAACGCTTCGCACAGGCCGCCAGGAACGATCTGGTCCGCGCCCGCGACTATGAAGCCTCGCTCAACAAGGCGCTGGAAACCCAGAAGCGCCAGAGCGTCCAGATGAGCCAGGCCTCGGTTCGCCTGCGCGAGCTCGAACGCGACGTCGAGGCCAGCCGCGACGTCTATCAGTCGTTCCTGAAGCGCTCGCGCGAGACCGAGGAGCAGGAGAGCCTCAACACCTCGAACGCCCGCATCATCGGCGAAGCCACCGTGCCGCAGCGGCGCACCTTCCCGCCGGCGATGAGCCTGCTGGCGATGATCGGCTTCGTCCTTGGCGGGCTCGCAGCCGCCGGCTGGATCGTCGCCGTCAACCAGTTGATGCCAGGCACGACCGCGTTTCAGCCCCGGGAGAAAGCGCCGCCGGAAGCTTCGGAGGAGCCGGCTGCTGCCGAAGTCGCGAGCGAGCCGCCCGCCGCCGACCTCCCGCCGCAGCCTGCGGTGAGCCTGATCGAAAAGCCGCCGATCGCGCGGCTGCAGGAAGTCGACGTGATGCGCACGCTCGGCGGTATCCTGGCGACCGGCGGCACGACTGATGTCACGCGCCTGGGCTGGCCGACGCTGCGCGCGGGCTTTCCGCAAATGACCGTCCTCACTGCCTTGCGCGAGATGCGTGCGGCACTGGCCAGACGCGCCGGGAAAACGCCCGTCATGGCCGTGATCGGCGCCAACCCGGATCAGGCCCGTAGCATCGCCTCGCTGAACATCGCGCTCGCCGCCGCGCGCGACGGCGCCAAGGTTCTGTTGATCGATGCCGACCTCAGGGAACACGCGCTGTCGAACAAGGTGAGCCATCTGGACAAGGCCGAGCCCAGCCGCTTCGGCTGGCTTAACATCGGCACCAAGCCCCCCCGTGCGATCGCGACCGCCAACGGAATTTCGATCCTGCCGGCCATCAAGGCCACCGACGCCAAAGCGGGCGACGCTATTCGCAAGGCGATTGTGCAGGCCCGCTCCGCCGGTAGCCATGACCTCGTGATCCTCGACGGCCCGGCGATGCCGTGGAGCCCGGCCGACCGCAAACTGCTCGACATGGCCGAGGGCCTGGTCGCGATCCTGCCGGTGCAGCTCGATATCAACGATTGCATGGAAGACATCATCGCGGCCCTCGGCGGGACCGAGCGCAAGCTCGTCGGTGTCGTCCTCAGCGAGGTCAACCCGGCGGCCAGCCAGCAGCGAGACAAGCAATATGCTTGA